Proteins found in one Pseudoxanthomonas sp. SL93 genomic segment:
- the atpD gene encoding F0F1 ATP synthase subunit beta, translating to MSQGKIVQIIGAVVDVEFARHEVPKVYDALKVENTAITLEVQQQLGDGVVRTIALGSTDGLKRNLIAVNTDKAISVPVGAGTLGRIMDVLGNPIDEAGPVQATDHWEIHRAAPSYEDQSSANDLLETGIKVIDLMCPFAKGGKVGLFGGAGVGKTVNMMELINNIAKAHAGLSVFAGVGERTREGNDFYHEMKDSNVLDKVAMVYGQMNEPPGNRLRVALTGLTMAEYFRDEKDASGKGKDVLLFVDNIYRYTLAGTEVSALLGRMPSAVGYQPTLAEEMGVLQERITSTKTGSITSIQAVYVPADDLTDPSPATTFAHLDATVVLSRNIASLGIYPAVDPLDSTSRQLDPNVIGHEHYDTARRVQSTLQKYKELKDIIAILGMDELSEEDKQAVSRARKIERFFSQPFHVAEVFTGSPGKYVSLKDTIRGFKAIVDGEYDHLPEQAFYMVGGIEEAVEKAKKLAEKA from the coding sequence ATGAGTCAGGGCAAGATCGTTCAGATCATCGGCGCGGTGGTTGACGTCGAATTCGCGCGCCATGAAGTGCCGAAGGTGTACGACGCGCTGAAGGTGGAAAACACCGCCATCACGCTCGAAGTGCAGCAGCAGCTCGGCGACGGCGTCGTGCGCACCATCGCCCTCGGTTCCACCGACGGCCTGAAGCGCAACCTCATCGCCGTCAACACCGACAAGGCCATCTCGGTGCCGGTCGGCGCCGGCACGCTGGGCCGCATCATGGACGTGCTGGGCAACCCGATCGACGAAGCCGGCCCCGTGCAGGCGACCGACCATTGGGAAATCCACCGCGCCGCCCCGTCGTACGAGGACCAGTCCTCGGCCAACGACCTGCTGGAAACGGGCATCAAGGTGATCGACCTGATGTGCCCGTTCGCCAAGGGCGGCAAGGTCGGCCTGTTCGGCGGCGCCGGCGTGGGCAAGACCGTCAACATGATGGAACTGATCAACAACATCGCCAAGGCGCACGCGGGTCTGTCCGTGTTCGCCGGCGTGGGCGAGCGTACCCGCGAGGGCAACGACTTCTACCACGAGATGAAGGACTCCAACGTCCTCGACAAGGTCGCGATGGTGTACGGCCAGATGAACGAGCCGCCGGGCAACCGCCTGCGCGTCGCGCTGACCGGCCTGACCATGGCCGAGTACTTCCGCGACGAGAAGGACGCATCCGGCAAGGGCAAGGACGTGCTGCTGTTCGTCGACAACATCTACCGCTACACGCTGGCCGGTACCGAAGTGTCGGCGCTGCTGGGCCGCATGCCGTCGGCCGTGGGCTACCAGCCGACGCTGGCCGAGGAAATGGGCGTGCTGCAGGAGCGCATCACCTCCACCAAGACCGGTTCGATCACCTCGATCCAGGCCGTGTACGTGCCCGCGGACGACCTGACCGACCCGTCGCCGGCCACCACGTTCGCCCACCTGGACGCGACCGTCGTGCTGAGCCGCAACATCGCCTCGCTGGGTATCTACCCCGCCGTGGACCCGCTGGACTCGACCAGCCGCCAGCTGGACCCGAACGTCATCGGCCACGAGCACTACGACACCGCGCGCCGCGTGCAGTCGACGCTGCAGAAGTACAAGGAACTGAAGGACATCATCGCCATCCTCGGCATGGACGAGCTGTCCGAAGAAGACAAGCAGGCCGTGTCGCGCGCCCGCAAGATCGAGCGCTTCTTCAGCCAGCCGTTCCACGTGGCGGAAGTGTTCACCGGTTCGCCGGGCAAGTACGTTTCGCTGAAGGACACGATCCGCGGCTTCAAGGCGATCGTCGACGGCGAATACGACCACCTGCCGGAACAGGCGTTCTACATGGTCGGCGGCATCGAAGAAGCCGTCGAGAAGGCCAAGAAGCTCGCCGAAAAGGCGTAA
- a CDS encoding DUF2061 domain-containing protein, protein MNKTLSFAILHFAVAFTLGYLFTGSLLVGGMLALIEPATNTVVFHFHEKVWKRIEARRAARVQPLAA, encoded by the coding sequence GTGAACAAGACCCTGAGCTTCGCCATCCTGCATTTCGCGGTGGCTTTCACGCTGGGCTACCTGTTCACCGGCAGCCTGTTGGTGGGCGGCATGCTGGCACTGATCGAACCGGCGACCAATACGGTGGTCTTCCATTTCCACGAGAAGGTCTGGAAGCGCATCGAGGCGAGGCGCGCCGCGCGCGTGCAACCGCTGGCCGCCTAG
- a CDS encoding F0F1 ATP synthase subunit delta, translating into MSQALTVARPYARAAFATARDEGNFAAWSQALGFAAHVAADPRVAALLPNPQLLPADAVALLAPEGASETFARFLGILADARRLPQLPEIAGLFEELRAEAEHIVKAKVTSATALPAGELDAIKAALKKRFGREVDVETAIDESLIGGAVIDAGSVVIDGSLKGKLARLQSALTH; encoded by the coding sequence ATGAGCCAGGCACTTACCGTCGCCCGTCCCTACGCCCGCGCCGCCTTCGCGACCGCGCGCGACGAAGGCAACTTTGCTGCCTGGTCGCAGGCGCTGGGTTTTGCCGCGCATGTCGCGGCGGATCCGCGCGTGGCTGCGTTGCTGCCCAATCCGCAGCTGCTGCCCGCCGACGCGGTGGCGCTGCTCGCGCCCGAGGGGGCCAGCGAGACGTTCGCCCGCTTCCTCGGCATCCTCGCCGATGCCCGCCGCCTTCCGCAGCTGCCGGAGATCGCCGGGCTGTTCGAGGAACTGCGCGCCGAGGCCGAGCACATCGTCAAGGCCAAGGTCACCTCCGCCACGGCGTTGCCGGCGGGTGAACTGGATGCCATCAAGGCCGCGCTGAAGAAGCGCTTCGGCCGCGAGGTGGACGTGGAAACGGCCATCGACGAGTCGCTGATCGGCGGCGCCGTGATCGATGCGGGCAGCGTGGTCATCGACGGCTCCCTGAAGGGCAAGCTGGCGCGCCTGCAGTCCGCACTTACGCACTGA
- the atpG gene encoding F0F1 ATP synthase subunit gamma has protein sequence MAGGREIKTKIKSVQNTRKVTRALEMVSASKIRKAQERMKTSRPYARAMKQVIGHLAQANTDYRHPFMVERKDVKRVGFLVVSSDRGLAGGLNNNLFRKMLGEIRQWNEKGVEVDVVTIGQKASVYFRRVKVNMLASVSHLGDSPKLDQLIGVVKVMLDAYTEGKLDRVYVVYNDFVNTMTQRAAFDQLLPLPAAETQVAHHDWDYIYEPDAASVLDHVITRYIESLVYQAVLENIASEHAARMVAMKAASDNANKLIGTLQLVYNKARQAAITQEISEIVGGAAAV, from the coding sequence ATGGCAGGCGGACGCGAAATCAAAACCAAGATCAAGAGCGTGCAGAACACCCGCAAGGTGACGCGCGCGCTCGAGATGGTCTCGGCCTCCAAGATCCGCAAGGCACAGGAGCGCATGAAGACCTCGCGCCCCTACGCGCGCGCGATGAAGCAGGTGATCGGCCACCTGGCCCAGGCCAACACCGATTACCGGCATCCGTTCATGGTCGAGCGCAAGGACGTCAAGCGCGTCGGCTTCCTGGTGGTCTCGTCCGACCGCGGCCTGGCCGGCGGCCTGAACAACAACCTGTTCCGCAAGATGCTGGGCGAGATCCGCCAGTGGAACGAGAAGGGCGTCGAGGTCGACGTGGTCACCATCGGCCAGAAGGCCTCGGTGTACTTCCGTCGCGTCAAGGTCAACATGCTGGCCAGCGTGTCCCACCTGGGCGATTCGCCCAAGCTGGACCAGCTGATCGGCGTGGTCAAGGTGATGCTGGACGCCTACACCGAAGGCAAGCTGGACCGCGTGTACGTGGTGTACAACGATTTCGTCAACACCATGACCCAGCGTGCCGCGTTCGACCAGCTGCTGCCGCTTCCCGCGGCGGAAACGCAGGTGGCGCACCACGACTGGGATTACATCTACGAACCCGATGCGGCCAGCGTGCTGGACCACGTGATCACGCGCTACATCGAGTCGCTGGTGTACCAGGCCGTGCTGGAGAACATCGCGTCGGAGCACGCGGCGCGCATGGTGGCCATGAAGGCCGCCAGCGACAACGCCAACAAGCTGATCGGCACGCTGCAACTGGTCTACAACAAGGCCCGCCAGGCGGCGATCACCCAGGAAATTTCCGAAATCGTCGGTGGCGCGGCAGCGGTGTAA
- the lpdA gene encoding dihydrolipoyl dehydrogenase has protein sequence MSTIEIKVPDIGDYTDVPVIEILVAVGDTVKKDQGLVTLESDKATLEVPSSAAGVVKEIRVKLGDALSEGSVVAILEAEGAATAPAPEAAKPAAAVAPPAPVAAAAPAPATPPGASAAGPGGPVEAKVPDIGDYTDVPVIEILVAVGDTVKKDQGLVTLESDKATLEVPSSVAGVVKEIKVKLGDALSEGSVVAIIEAEGAAAAVPGKAAPVAPSPAAPAPTASAPKPALGTGRQADIECRIVVLGSGPGGYTAAFRAADLGLDTVMIERYEALGGVCLNVGCIPSKALLHAAALIDEAAHSADIGVEFGKPKIDLGKLRDFKQNRVVGQFTKGLAGMAKQRKVRTVTGVAKFVSPNELEIVGADGKTQLLRFEQCIIAAGSQAVKLPNFPWDDPRVMDSTDALQLEEVPKKLLVVGGGIIGLEMATVYRALGSEVTVVEFMDQLMPGADKDLVKPLADRLKKQGALVYLKTKAAKVEASKKGITVSFESATEGQKTELESGTYDRVLVAVGRSPNGGKIGADKAGVTVTDRGFIPVDAQMRTNVPHIFAIGDLVGQPMLAHKATHEGKLAAEVAAGEKKEWVARVIPSVAYTDPEVAWVGVTETEAKAKGLKVGVGKFPWVASARAVGIGRGEGFTKLIFDETTHRVIGGAIVGVHAGDLIAEVALAIEMGAEAADIGHTIHPHPTLSESVGMAAEVYEGTITDLYIPKKK, from the coding sequence ATGTCCACCATTGAAATCAAGGTCCCCGACATCGGCGATTACACCGATGTGCCCGTCATCGAGATCCTGGTCGCCGTCGGCGACACGGTGAAGAAGGACCAGGGCCTGGTGACGCTGGAGTCGGACAAGGCCACGCTGGAAGTGCCTTCGTCGGCTGCCGGCGTGGTGAAGGAGATCAGGGTCAAGCTGGGCGATGCGTTGTCGGAAGGCAGCGTGGTGGCGATCCTGGAGGCCGAAGGCGCGGCCACCGCACCGGCACCTGAAGCCGCCAAGCCGGCTGCTGCCGTCGCGCCACCCGCCCCGGTGGCTGCCGCCGCACCTGCACCTGCGACACCGCCTGGTGCTTCGGCAGCGGGCCCGGGCGGACCGGTGGAAGCGAAGGTTCCCGACATCGGCGATTACACCGATGTGCCCGTCATCGAGATCCTGGTCGCCGTCGGCGACACGGTGAAGAAGGACCAGGGCCTGGTGACGCTGGAGTCGGACAAGGCCACGCTGGAAGTTCCCTCGTCCGTGGCGGGCGTGGTGAAGGAGATCAAGGTCAAGCTGGGTGACGCGCTTTCCGAGGGCAGCGTGGTGGCGATCATCGAGGCGGAAGGCGCCGCAGCGGCCGTCCCGGGCAAGGCGGCACCGGTCGCGCCTTCGCCCGCGGCCCCCGCGCCCACCGCTTCGGCGCCCAAGCCCGCCTTGGGTACCGGCCGGCAGGCCGACATCGAATGCCGCATCGTGGTGCTGGGGTCCGGCCCGGGCGGCTACACCGCCGCCTTCCGCGCCGCCGACCTCGGCCTGGATACGGTGATGATCGAACGCTATGAAGCGCTCGGCGGCGTCTGCCTCAACGTCGGCTGCATTCCCTCCAAGGCGCTGCTGCATGCCGCGGCGCTGATCGACGAAGCCGCGCACTCGGCCGACATCGGCGTGGAGTTCGGCAAGCCGAAGATCGACCTGGGCAAGCTGCGCGATTTCAAGCAGAACAGGGTGGTCGGCCAGTTCACCAAGGGCCTGGCCGGCATGGCCAAGCAGCGCAAGGTGCGCACGGTGACGGGCGTGGCGAAGTTCGTTTCGCCGAACGAGCTCGAGATCGTCGGCGCCGACGGCAAGACGCAGTTGCTGCGCTTCGAACAATGCATCATCGCGGCAGGTTCGCAGGCGGTGAAACTGCCCAACTTCCCGTGGGACGACCCGCGCGTGATGGATTCCACCGACGCGCTGCAGCTGGAAGAAGTGCCGAAGAAGCTGCTCGTCGTCGGCGGCGGCATCATCGGGCTGGAGATGGCTACCGTGTACCGCGCGCTGGGCAGCGAAGTGACGGTGGTGGAATTCATGGACCAGCTGATGCCAGGCGCCGACAAGGACCTGGTCAAGCCGCTGGCCGACCGCCTGAAGAAGCAGGGCGCGCTGGTCTACCTGAAGACCAAGGCGGCCAAGGTCGAGGCGTCGAAGAAGGGCATCACGGTGTCGTTCGAAAGCGCCACCGAGGGACAGAAGACCGAGCTGGAATCCGGCACGTACGACCGCGTGCTCGTGGCCGTGGGTCGTTCGCCCAACGGCGGCAAGATCGGTGCCGACAAGGCGGGCGTCACCGTCACCGACCGCGGATTCATCCCGGTGGATGCGCAGATGCGCACCAACGTGCCGCACATCTTCGCCATCGGCGACCTGGTGGGCCAGCCGATGCTGGCGCACAAGGCCACGCATGAAGGCAAGCTGGCGGCGGAAGTCGCGGCCGGCGAGAAGAAGGAGTGGGTGGCGCGGGTGATTCCGTCGGTGGCCTACACCGATCCGGAAGTGGCATGGGTGGGCGTGACCGAAACCGAAGCCAAGGCCAAGGGCCTGAAGGTCGGCGTGGGCAAGTTCCCCTGGGTCGCCTCGGCGCGCGCTGTCGGGATCGGGCGGGGCGAAGGCTTCACCAAGCTGATCTTCGATGAGACCACCCACCGTGTCATCGGCGGCGCCATCGTCGGCGTGCATGCCGGGGACCTGATCGCCGAAGTGGCGCTGGCCATCGAGATGGGTGCCGAAGCGGCGGACATCGGCCACACCATCCACCCGCACCCCACGCTGAGCGAATCGGTGGGCATGGCGGCGGAAGTGTATGAAGGCACCATCACCGACCTGTACATCCCGAAGAAGAAGTAG
- a CDS encoding F0F1 ATP synthase subunit B, which produces MNINLTLFAQALAFAGLIWIIATKIWPPLLAAIEERQQKIAEGLAAADRSQKDLAQAQEKVNEALKEARVKANEIIDQAHARANQIVDAAKNEAIAEANRQKALAEAEIDAAATRAREDLRKQVSALAVSGAEKLLKREIDANAHKALLDELAAEI; this is translated from the coding sequence ATGAATATCAATCTCACTCTGTTCGCCCAGGCACTGGCCTTCGCAGGCCTGATCTGGATCATCGCGACCAAGATCTGGCCGCCGTTGCTGGCTGCCATCGAAGAGCGCCAGCAGAAAATCGCCGAGGGCCTCGCCGCTGCCGACCGCAGCCAGAAGGACCTGGCGCAGGCGCAGGAAAAGGTCAACGAGGCGCTGAAGGAAGCCCGGGTCAAGGCCAACGAGATCATCGATCAGGCGCACGCACGTGCCAACCAGATCGTCGATGCGGCCAAGAACGAGGCCATCGCCGAAGCCAACCGCCAGAAGGCGCTGGCCGAAGCCGAAATCGACGCCGCCGCCACGCGTGCCCGCGAAGACCTGCGCAAGCAGGTATCGGCGCTGGCCGTCAGTGGTGCCGAAAAGCTCCTCAAGCGCGAGATCGACGCCAACGCCCACAAGGCGCTGCTCGACGAACTCGCCGCTGAAATCTGA
- the atpB gene encoding F0F1 ATP synthase subunit A — protein MAGEALTPTSYIQHHLKNLTAQVGGDGPFWTINVDTFVTAVLMGLVIVFAFWMATRKATAGVPGKWQAFVEIMLEFVDKQARDTYHGTSKLVTPIAITIFFWILMMNLLKMIPADFIAKPLELMGVHYWKPVPTADVNATLGMSISVFFLMLVFAFRSKGLGGFAHEFLTAPFGKWMMPFNLILNIVEWVSKPISLAMRLFGNMFGGEIVFLLIWVLGGAGILGMLGGATFGLGWMLFHLLVIPLQAFIFMMLSIVYLSLSEDSH, from the coding sequence ATGGCGGGCGAGGCTCTTACTCCCACCAGCTACATCCAGCACCACCTGAAGAACCTCACGGCCCAGGTGGGCGGTGACGGTCCGTTCTGGACGATCAACGTCGACACCTTCGTGACCGCCGTGCTGATGGGCCTGGTCATCGTGTTCGCCTTCTGGATGGCGACCCGCAAGGCCACCGCCGGCGTGCCGGGCAAGTGGCAGGCCTTCGTCGAGATCATGCTCGAGTTCGTCGACAAGCAGGCCCGCGACACCTACCACGGGACCAGCAAGCTGGTGACGCCCATCGCGATCACCATCTTCTTCTGGATCCTGATGATGAACCTGCTGAAGATGATCCCGGCAGACTTCATCGCCAAGCCGCTCGAACTGATGGGCGTGCATTACTGGAAGCCGGTGCCCACCGCCGACGTCAATGCCACCCTTGGCATGTCGATCAGCGTGTTCTTCCTGATGCTGGTTTTCGCCTTCCGCTCGAAGGGCCTGGGCGGCTTCGCGCACGAATTCCTCACGGCGCCGTTCGGCAAGTGGATGATGCCGTTCAACCTGATCCTCAATATCGTCGAATGGGTCAGCAAGCCCATCTCCCTGGCGATGCGACTGTTCGGCAACATGTTCGGCGGCGAGATCGTCTTCCTGCTGATCTGGGTGCTGGGCGGCGCCGGCATCCTCGGCATGCTCGGCGGTGCGACGTTCGGCCTGGGCTGGATGCTGTTCCACCTGCTGGTCATCCCGCTGCAGGCCTTCATCTTCATGATGCTGTCGATCGTCTACCTGAGCCTGTCGGAAGACAGTCACTGA
- a CDS encoding DNA-deoxyinosine glycosylase, translated as MAARLTGLPPRIAADCRVLVLGSMPGDASLQAAQYYAHPRNRFWPVMGALCGFDATLPYERRLQALNAAGVGVWDVIGQCERAGSLDAAIVRGTEVVNPIVDLVHASPALRAIALNGGKAATAFRRHVQPLLASSARGDIACLALPSTSPAHAAMSLPQLQQAWSVLQPYREALNR; from the coding sequence ATGGCGGCACGGTTGACCGGCCTGCCGCCGCGCATCGCCGCCGATTGCCGCGTGCTGGTACTGGGTTCGATGCCGGGCGACGCGTCCCTGCAGGCCGCGCAGTACTACGCGCATCCCCGCAACCGCTTCTGGCCGGTGATGGGCGCCTTGTGCGGTTTCGACGCCACTCTCCCGTATGAGCGCCGCCTGCAAGCCCTGAACGCGGCGGGCGTGGGCGTCTGGGACGTCATCGGGCAATGCGAGCGTGCCGGCAGCCTGGATGCCGCCATCGTGCGCGGCACTGAAGTGGTCAACCCGATCGTGGACCTGGTGCATGCGTCGCCGGCACTGCGCGCGATCGCGCTGAATGGGGGGAAGGCGGCGACGGCCTTCCGTCGCCATGTGCAGCCCCTGCTGGCGTCATCGGCGCGTGGCGACATCGCATGCCTCGCGTTGCCTTCCACCAGCCCTGCCCACGCCGCCATGTCGTTGCCGCAGCTGCAGCAGGCGTGGTCCGTGCTGCAGCCCTATCGCGAGGCGCTCAACCGGTGA
- the atpE gene encoding F0F1 ATP synthase subunit C: MESILTNLAQVQASTALAIGIMIGLAALGAGLGLAIMAGKFLESAARQPELIPVLQVRMFITAGLIDAAFIISVAVGLLFAFASPFITIFTEQLAKLAG, from the coding sequence ATGGAAAGCATCCTCACCAACCTCGCCCAGGTCCAGGCTTCGACCGCCCTCGCCATCGGCATCATGATCGGCCTGGCCGCGCTGGGCGCGGGTCTGGGTCTGGCCATCATGGCTGGCAAGTTCCTGGAATCGGCTGCCCGTCAGCCGGAACTGATCCCGGTCCTGCAGGTGCGCATGTTCATCACCGCCGGCCTGATCGACGCCGCGTTCATCATCTCGGTCGCCGTCGGCCTGCTGTTCGCCTTCGCCAGCCCGTTCATCACGATCTTCACCGAACAGCTGGCCAAGCTGGCGGGCTGA
- a CDS encoding dihydrolipoyllysine-residue acetyltransferase, translating to MAEIKEARVPDIGDYSGVPVIEVLVAVGDTVKKDQGLVTLESDKATMEVPSAFAGVVKEIKVKLGDELAEGALVALIEVSEAAAEAKPAPSAPASQPATAETGIKVEPVAVAAVPDKIAQREIAQERAAPASAAPAASRVLDDRPGIDPEASPPRSPPVEFNADRVLPDKVAYASPAVRLFARELGVDLHQVAGTERGGRISKEDVQKYVKGVLAGGVAAPASAGAPAAAGGGLNLLPWPKVDFSKFGEVETVALSRIKKISGANLARNWAMIPHVTQHDHADITDLEALRVALNKENEKAGIKLTMLAFLMKASVSALKKFPDFNASLDASGENLTLKKYFHVGFAADTPNGLVVPVIRDVDKKGVNEIAQETGELAKKARDGKLGPAEMSGGCFSISSLGGIGGVAFTPIVNAPEVAILGVSKSSIQPVWDGKQFQPRLMLPLSLSYDHRVIDGASAARFTAYLAQLLGDMRRVLL from the coding sequence ATGGCCGAAATCAAGGAAGCACGGGTTCCCGACATCGGTGACTACAGTGGCGTACCGGTGATCGAAGTGCTGGTGGCCGTGGGCGACACGGTGAAGAAGGACCAGGGCCTGGTCACGCTGGAGTCGGACAAAGCGACGATGGAAGTGCCGTCGGCGTTCGCGGGCGTGGTGAAGGAAATCAAGGTGAAGCTGGGCGACGAACTGGCCGAAGGCGCGCTGGTCGCCCTGATCGAGGTCAGCGAAGCCGCCGCCGAAGCCAAGCCCGCGCCGTCCGCGCCGGCATCGCAACCGGCCACCGCCGAAACCGGCATCAAGGTGGAGCCGGTGGCGGTGGCGGCGGTCCCCGACAAGATCGCCCAGCGCGAGATCGCGCAGGAGCGCGCGGCGCCCGCCTCTGCCGCCCCCGCGGCTTCCCGCGTGCTGGACGACAGGCCCGGCATCGATCCGGAAGCCTCGCCGCCGCGCTCGCCGCCGGTGGAATTCAATGCCGACCGCGTGCTGCCTGACAAGGTGGCGTACGCCAGCCCTGCTGTGCGTTTGTTCGCGCGCGAGCTTGGCGTGGACCTGCACCAGGTGGCCGGCACCGAACGCGGTGGCCGCATCAGCAAGGAAGACGTGCAGAAGTACGTCAAGGGCGTGCTGGCGGGCGGCGTTGCCGCGCCGGCAAGCGCGGGTGCACCGGCGGCCGCTGGTGGCGGGCTCAACCTGCTGCCATGGCCGAAGGTGGACTTCAGCAAGTTCGGTGAAGTCGAGACCGTCGCGCTGTCGCGCATCAAGAAGATTTCCGGCGCCAACCTGGCGCGCAACTGGGCGATGATCCCGCACGTCACCCAGCACGACCACGCCGACATCACCGACCTGGAAGCGCTGCGCGTCGCACTGAACAAGGAAAACGAGAAGGCCGGCATCAAGCTGACCATGCTCGCCTTCCTGATGAAGGCCAGCGTCTCGGCGCTGAAGAAGTTCCCCGACTTCAACGCCTCGCTCGACGCCAGCGGCGAGAACCTCACGCTGAAGAAGTACTTCCACGTCGGTTTCGCCGCCGACACGCCGAACGGCCTGGTCGTGCCGGTCATCCGCGACGTGGACAAGAAGGGCGTCAACGAGATCGCGCAGGAAACCGGCGAACTGGCCAAGAAGGCGCGCGACGGCAAGCTGGGTCCGGCCGAGATGTCCGGCGGCTGCTTCTCGATCTCCTCGCTGGGCGGCATCGGCGGCGTGGCGTTCACGCCCATCGTCAATGCGCCGGAAGTGGCCATCCTGGGCGTGTCCAAGTCATCGATCCAGCCGGTGTGGGACGGCAAGCAGTTCCAGCCGCGCCTGATGCTGCCGCTGTCGCTGAGCTATGACCACCGCGTGATCGATGGTGCCTCCGCTGCCCGCTTCACCGCCTACCTGGCGCAGTTGCTGGGCGACATGCGCCGCGTGCTGCTGTGA
- the atpA gene encoding F0F1 ATP synthase subunit alpha, with translation MATTLNPSEISDLIKTRIEKVKLAAESRNEGTVTSVSDGIVRIFGLADVMQGEMIELPNDTYALALNLERDSVGAVVLGDYEHLREGDVAKTTGRILEVPVGPEMLGRVVNALGEPIDGKGPLGTSLTAPVERVAPGVIWRKSVDQPVQTGYKSVDAMIPIGRGQRELIIGDRQTGKTAMAIDAVINQKGTGIKCVYVAIGQKASTVANIVRKLEENGALAHTVVVAATASESAAMQYISAYSGCTMGEYFMDRGQDALIVYDDLSKQAVAYRQISLLLKRPPGREAYPGDVFYLHSRLLERAARVSEEYVEKFTEGKVTGKTGSLTALPIIETQAGDVSAFVPTNVISITDGQIFLETDLFNAGIRPAVNAGISVSRVGGAAQTKIIKKLSGGIRISLAQYRELAAFAQFASDLDEATRKQLERGQRVTELMKQKQYAPMSIALQALSIYAVNEGYIDDVPVNKILAFEEALHAHFTNTQGALVDTINSTGNWNDEIEGAFKKGIAEFKQTGTW, from the coding sequence ATGGCTACCACGCTCAACCCCTCTGAAATCAGTGACCTGATCAAGACCCGCATCGAGAAGGTCAAGCTGGCCGCCGAGTCGCGCAACGAAGGCACGGTCACCAGCGTGTCCGACGGCATCGTGCGCATCTTCGGCCTGGCCGACGTCATGCAGGGCGAAATGATCGAACTGCCGAACGACACCTACGCGCTGGCGCTGAACCTGGAGCGCGACTCCGTGGGCGCCGTGGTGCTGGGCGACTACGAGCACCTGCGCGAAGGCGACGTGGCCAAGACGACCGGCCGCATCCTGGAAGTGCCGGTGGGTCCGGAAATGCTCGGCCGCGTGGTGAACGCCCTGGGTGAACCGATCGACGGCAAGGGCCCGCTGGGCACCTCGCTGACCGCGCCGGTGGAGCGCGTGGCTCCCGGCGTGATCTGGCGCAAGTCGGTCGACCAGCCGGTGCAGACCGGTTACAAGTCCGTAGACGCCATGATCCCGATCGGCCGTGGCCAGCGCGAGCTGATCATCGGCGACCGCCAGACCGGCAAGACCGCGATGGCCATCGACGCCGTGATCAACCAGAAGGGAACCGGCATCAAGTGCGTGTACGTCGCGATCGGCCAGAAGGCCTCGACCGTGGCCAACATCGTGCGCAAGCTGGAAGAGAACGGCGCGCTGGCGCACACCGTGGTCGTGGCCGCCACCGCTTCCGAATCCGCCGCCATGCAGTACATCAGCGCCTACTCCGGCTGCACCATGGGTGAGTACTTCATGGACCGCGGCCAGGACGCCCTGATCGTGTATGACGACCTGTCCAAGCAGGCCGTGGCCTACCGCCAGATCTCGCTGCTGCTGAAGCGTCCGCCGGGCCGCGAAGCCTACCCCGGCGACGTGTTCTACCTGCACTCCCGCCTGCTGGAGCGCGCCGCGCGCGTGTCCGAGGAGTACGTGGAGAAGTTCACCGAAGGCAAGGTCACCGGCAAGACCGGTTCGCTGACCGCGCTGCCGATCATCGAAACGCAGGCCGGCGACGTGTCCGCGTTCGTGCCGACCAACGTCATCTCGATCACCGACGGCCAGATCTTCCTGGAAACCGACCTGTTCAACGCCGGCATCCGCCCGGCCGTGAACGCCGGCATCTCGGTGTCGCGCGTCGGTGGCGCCGCCCAGACCAAGATCATCAAGAAGCTGTCCGGCGGCATCCGCATCTCGCTGGCGCAGTACCGCGAGCTGGCTGCCTTCGCGCAGTTCGCCTCGGACCTGGACGAAGCCACCCGCAAGCAGCTGGAACGCGGCCAGCGCGTCACCGAGCTGATGAAGCAGAAGCAGTACGCGCCGATGTCGATCGCGCTGCAGGCGCTGTCGATCTACGCCGTCAACGAGGGCTACATCGACGACGTGCCGGTCAACAAGATCCTGGCGTTCGAAGAGGCGCTGCACGCGCACTTCACCAACACCCAGGGCGCACTGGTCGACACGATCAACAGCACCGGCAACTGGAACGACGAGATCGAAGGTGCCTTCAAGAAGGGCATCGCCGAGTTCAAGCAGACCGGTACCTGGTAA